The sequence TGCCGGTCGCCAGTGTGCCCGCTGGGGTCAGGTAATGCACCTGGTCGACGAAGGCCGCGGCAAGGATGGTGAAGCCGGTGAGCGGAGTGGTCCGGATCGAGACCGTGCGGCGCTGGAGTTCGTCCGCTGAGTAGGCTTCGCCGGTCTGTCGGTCGATCACCCGGAGGGCGTATCGCGAGAGGGTGGACAGAGCGTTCTCAAGCGCGGTCCCGATTGGACGCCACGCCTTGATCAGCTTCTGGGCCACCGGATTTGCCCGGCGCGCGCTCCCTGCGAAAGTCGCGGAGGGCGCCGGGAAGTCGTTTGGATTCTGTGGGGCTGCCATAGCAGCCGGAGAGTGTCATGCCGCCGCAGTCGGCATAACGGGCGCATCGGATGCCGGTGCCCCTTCGCCTTCCATGACCGCTGGCGCGGCCAGTCCCTGGCTCGCGAGGAAGGCGTCGAAGACCGGTTGCATCTCCGGCGGGAGCAGTGCCGAGATGCTTGCGGCATCGAGCACGGCCTCACGGATGACCTTCTCCGCATCGTTGAAACCGAGCGCCGCGATTGCCTGAATGAAGAGCCGCCGGAGGGAGGACTTGTCGATCTCCGGGACCGCCGAGTAGCTGGTCGCGATCTGGATTGCTGCCTTCGCGGCCTCGAGCTTCTGGAGATTCTGCGATTGCGTGAGACTCAGTGAAACGTTCGCCCGCAGCCCCTTCACATCGCCCGCCCTGATCTGCAGAAGCTCGGCATCGCGGCCCTCGCCCCACGTGAAGGTCTCATCCTGATTCTGATTCGCGTAGTTCAGGTGGACCGAGTATTCCACCACCGGCTGCAGATCCTTCATCATCTGCGAAATTTGGGACCGGTCGAGGAGCGCGGCGCGGCCCGCGTTCAGCTTCGATCCCGTGGCCGTATCATTCTCCGGGATGCCTGCAAGTTCGCCCTGCGAGGCGCTCGACGTGCCCATGCGAAGGTTGAGCGTCTGAAGCATCTGCTGGAGCAACGCGTCACTGCGGCCGTTCGCATCAGGGACCACTTTGAACTGGAAGGCGTCATCGATGCTCTTGTCGTCGGCGATCTCGTAGACCTTGTCCGGATCGTTCACGATGTCCTGCCCTTCGAGCTTGTCGACGAAGGCGCTTCGCTTGAATCCCTTCAGCACGTCCGCGCTTCTCCGGTTCCGTAGCGTGGTCGCGTTGAAGAAGCCGTCGATGGTGTCGTTCGCCTCTTGGAAGCGCTCCCAGTAGCCCTTCCCGAGGACGCGGCGCGGCTGCTTGAAGGCACGAACGGCGAAGACCGGCAGCATCCCGCCGGGAGTGACGTTCGCGAGGAAGTCGCAGCGGAACATCACGCGAAGGTCCGGCGAGAAGATCACGTGGATCCGGACCGGCTTGCCCGTGTTGAAGGGATCGCAGCGGAGGTAACCTTCCACCAGCCACACGACCGGGTTCGCCTGCGGATCGAGGGCCATCGCAGAGCCATGAATCTCGCTCTCCCCGCGGTGGGCGCGGGGTTCATCCTCTCCGCCGAGCTGCGCGGCCGCGATCAGGTCCTCGTGCTCCTTGGTATCCAGATCGTATGCGGCGACGAGATCGTGGACGCCCATCTTGAACCGGTGAAGGAAGTCGGTGTGGCGGAGGTTCAGCTCCGGAGCGATTGGGTCAAAGGCGATGTCCTTCCAGTCGAGGTTCGCCGCGTCAATGTTGTCGTAGACCTCGGTCGTCTCGGTGATGAGGATCTCCTTCCACACCCAATCGGCCGGCGGGAATGCCTGAGTGTCGACCTGAGCGGCCGCCTCATCCGTGACGATGTAGTCGCCGGTGGGGTCGAGGATCGGTTTGCCGGACTTCTTCGAGTGAAGGACGTAGTCCGCCTGCTCGTGCTCCTCGATGTCCCGCAGCCAGCGAATCTTCGGGAACGCGGTGCCGAGGTGGGTCGCGAGGATGAGCGAGTCGATCAAAGTCGCCTCGAGGTTCGACTGGTCGAACTTCCACTGACTGTGCTTCGTGATCAGCTCCGCGAGCTTCGTGTCGTCGATACCCTGCGGTGTTGCGGCAAGCCATGGGCGGGTGGCGAAGATGTCGTCCTTCGCCTGAGCGTGGATCTGGTCGCTCTTGCCGGACACCAGCCCGAGTGTGTTGTTCTGCCGCTCGAAGATCGATCTCCGGGCGTCGGACGTTTCACGGTTCGGGGCCGTGCGGTCGGAGTAGTTGTCATCCGCCAGCCTCTCGAAGCGCTCCATTTTCGCGCGCCAGGTGCTGAGTGCTGGGTGTAGCGCTTCCCATTGGTCGATCGCGTAGTCGAGGAGCCACAGCTCTTGCTGCGGGTTCATGCCCTTCGAAAGGGCGGTCTTCCCCCGGCTGAACAGCTTGCTCTGGACGGGCTTGGCGGGCGGGCCGCTGACGATCAACTCGTAGCTCATTGCCGCGCATGGTGCCCGCCGCACGAGTCACTCGTAACGGGCGCAAGGAGCGGGTTGAATTTCCAGTGCCTTGTGCGGTATAAGGACCGGCGATGACACCTCCGCCGCCCTACACGAAGATGCCCAGCGTTACGGTTCGCCGTAGATGCCGGGCTCTCGTGATTGAGACGGCGGCGCGCTACGGCATCCCGCCTGCATTCGTCACCGCTCACGTACGACCGGTGAAGGCGGTGACCGCCCGCCGAGAGGTGATGAATGCGATGCTGGAGATGGGGCTCACTCGCTCACAGGTGGCTATGGCTTTTGGGCGTGACCTGCGTCGAGTCCGAGAGAGCGAGATCGGCAAGGCAGGGAAGCCGGGGAAGCCGATGTTCCGGCGCCGGGACTACCGACGGTTCGACCTTTTCGGGGTGCCGCTGGAAAATCCGGGCAGGAAAGCAACTGCATCGCGGTCAGCAGCGGCGCTTTCCGAAAGCAGCTAGGGCTGCTAATGCCAAAAGACACCCGAAGGTTATATAGCAGCCGACGGGGAAGACGAAGTTGCCTCTGTGGGCTTGGCCTTTTCGGGATAGATTTCGTTAGCAAGATCTGGGGTAGACCTCATAGCCAACTCCACGAAGTTTCCAAATTCCACGAGTCTATGAGTTACCTCTGTCATAATGTCGACCGTTGGCATGACGTTGAGATCTTCAACTGATTCGTAAACCTTGGTTCCTTCTTCCCAAACCTGCACAAAGGAAATCCAGAGATCAAAGGGAAGGTGCGCGCGTTCGAAATTACCGGCGATCATGTAGCGTCCGTTAATTTCGAAGTAGGCACTCCTTTTCTCTAGGACTTTTTGTTCAAGCTCATCCAAGCGTCCGGCTTCGGACGCCTCTTCTTTCAAGAAGTGATAAGTATGAACAGCAGCGAGAAAATCCCCGAGTATTCTGATGTAGTCGCCGACCAGGATCTGGGTGTTCGACATCGCCTGGAAGCGCAGGTCGATGATCTTCGCAACCGCGGCGACTCGCAGGTTTGATGTGGCGCCAGCTGCGATTTTGGTAATGTCATGCTCCAGATCCCGCAGCTCTTTCTTCGTCGCGAATCGGTCTGTGAACCAACCTTTGAAATAGAGCTGAATGATCCAAACGGCCGCGAATGCAACTCCGCCCGCTCTTAGAAGCCAGTCAACTGCCTCTCCAAGGATTTCCCAACCTGTCATGACAGCGGCATACACTTACTCGTGCGCAAGGGAAGTAAATCCGAAGGTTAGATTTCCCTCAGCCCCTCTGCCTTTATGAAGGTGAGCACCTGGTCGAGGAAGATTCCGGCGGGATAGCAGACGTTCTCCTCGGCATTGTGGGGATCGGCGTACGGCCCCTTTCCGCGCGTCCGATAGTCGAAGGCAAAGCCGACGTGCATGGCCTCGTGGGAGAGGATTTCCGCGGTGAGGTTCCCTTCGACCAAACACACGATGCAGAAGTACCGGCGATCCACCTCGATGCCGATCAGTTCCCGATCTCCGTTGTATTCTTCGATTGCCAGCTTGGTCACGAAGCCTGCGCACCTTCGCCCAAGTCCGGGACCCCTCGCATTGTCGGAATTGCGATACCTAGGCAAGATCCTAGACTGGAAGTTCCTCATCGCAGCGCGGGTGCGGAAAATGGCCACCTTCGCCGCGGGATAGTCATCGCTGGCTACATGAATGTTGCAGGCGGCGACGAGACCAGGAACCCCGCCCGGTATTCGCTTCAGGCGCTTTGGCAGGCCTTTCCGGCGGAAGGTGAGCCGGACGGGGTCATGGTAGACGTTCATGTCTCAGAAGGGAGCCGTGTCCACTTTGCCGTCGGGTCCGATCATGATCCGCTGTCCGCGGAAGAACTTCTCGTGAGCGCCGTCTGCCTGAGCAACGAGGTAGAGGTCGTCATTCTCGTGGGTTACCGGGTGCCCGTGGAAGTCGAAGGACCATGGCATTCCATTGTGAAGCGTGACACCTTGAGTAATTCCGAGCTGCACAAAATCTTCGAATGAGATCCAGTCCTGGATATTCGGCGACTTCTCGTCAGGTGGAAGAGGTTCCCACGTCTGCTGCCGGATGATCTCAATCGTCTTGCCCTGCTCCATGAGGTAGGCGCGCTCGAAGCATCCGCCGCAATCAAGTTCCATCGGCACGGGCGGTTGATCCTTTACGATGTAGCGTCCGATGCGGTTCCGCTTGTGATCGAAGGCTTCGACTTCGATGCCATGATTCGCGAGAACCGTGGTCGTGATGCCAGCAGCCTCGATGATCTCGGCGCGGCCTGGGGTAACAAGTTTCAGTGTCATGTCTTTGGTCTAGGTTGAGCCGTCACCTCTGACGGTTGCGCAACCTTGGACCGAAGTAGATGCGTGCTGTAACGGGCGCAGTGGACACAAAGAAGCCCCGCGCGAGCAACCAACCGGAAGTCGCGCGGGGCCTGTGAACCGCAAATCAGGCGACGTCGTCGGCAGCCGGATCGTCCGGCAGAATCTCCCAGTCCTCAGCGAGAATGTCGGTCTGCGAAGCGAGCCAACCGGTGACGGTGGAGCCGGTCGCGGCGCGCATGTTCACATTCGGAAGCCGCGTGACCACGCCGTCGTCGCCTAGATCGAAGAGATGGTCGGAGACCCCGTCGATGTGGGTTTCGCGGGACGGCAGGGAATCGGTGATCCC comes from Luteolibacter flavescens and encodes:
- a CDS encoding portal protein — encoded protein: MSYELIVSGPPAKPVQSKLFSRGKTALSKGMNPQQELWLLDYAIDQWEALHPALSTWRAKMERFERLADDNYSDRTAPNRETSDARRSIFERQNNTLGLVSGKSDQIHAQAKDDIFATRPWLAATPQGIDDTKLAELITKHSQWKFDQSNLEATLIDSLILATHLGTAFPKIRWLRDIEEHEQADYVLHSKKSGKPILDPTGDYIVTDEAAAQVDTQAFPPADWVWKEILITETTEVYDNIDAANLDWKDIAFDPIAPELNLRHTDFLHRFKMGVHDLVAAYDLDTKEHEDLIAAAQLGGEDEPRAHRGESEIHGSAMALDPQANPVVWLVEGYLRCDPFNTGKPVRIHVIFSPDLRVMFRCDFLANVTPGGMLPVFAVRAFKQPRRVLGKGYWERFQEANDTIDGFFNATTLRNRRSADVLKGFKRSAFVDKLEGQDIVNDPDKVYEIADDKSIDDAFQFKVVPDANGRSDALLQQMLQTLNLRMGTSSASQGELAGIPENDTATGSKLNAGRAALLDRSQISQMMKDLQPVVEYSVHLNYANQNQDETFTWGEGRDAELLQIRAGDVKGLRANVSLSLTQSQNLQKLEAAKAAIQIATSYSAVPEIDKSSLRRLFIQAIAALGFNDAEKVIREAVLDAASISALLPPEMQPVFDAFLASQGLAAPAVMEGEGAPASDAPVMPTAAA